In Candidatus Manganitrophus morganii, the genomic window AACTTCGCCAATCCCGATATGGTGGGGCATTCCGGCGTGTTGAAAGCGGCGATGCAAGCGGTCGAGGTGATCGATCGATGCCTTGAACGAATCGTCGACAAAACCCTTGCGGCAGGGGGGACGGTTCTGATCACCGCCGATCACGGCAACTTGGAGCAGATGGTCGATTACCAGACGGGGGAGCCGCATACCGCCCATACGACGCTGCCGGTCCCCTTTATTCTGGTCTCTCCGGAAAAGGTCCGGCTTCGGCCCGGCATCCACGCCGATATCGCGCCGACCATTCTCGATCTGATGCAGATCCCGAAGCCTCCGCAGATGGACCACGACTCGTTGATCGTGAGGAGCTAAGCGGGGAAGCGAATGGACCTCAGGTGAAGTCAAAACCACCAGGGGGGCGGGCTTTCCTTCGATTTCAGATAACCCTGTAAGATATCCCTCCTTGCAACCACCCCCACCAGGGTGCCATTCTTATCGACGACCGGCACCCGGATCAGATGTTTCTCCTGAAGCAATTGAATGATCTCTTCCGATAGGGTCTCTTCGGTTACACAGATTGGGCTCACCGTCATGATCTCTTCCGCCGTCACCTTTTCCAGCTCTTTTCCGCTTGTGATCGCCTTGAGCAGATCAAATTCGCTGATAATCCCGACCAATCTCTTTCCTTTATCGACAATCGGCACACTCCCGAATCCACCCATCGTGATTGCGGTCGCAAGCTTGTCTCCGGTTGCATTCTTCGGGTAATAATAAACATCGGTCTGCATGAAGTGGGCGGCCGACATCTTCTTGAAATCCTCTCCCCCCAGCATATAGTCGACGCGTCTCATAACGGTCCCTCCGTGTGAACGATATTTATTGTATCAACTTATCAGGTTGAATTGAAGCCCCCGATTCGATCAGGGAGCGGAAAGAAGCTTACTGGGGATCTTGATTGGATTCACGGACCGTGGCCGATTCCGCACAGTCTCTTCCGTTTTTTTTGGCTTTGTAGAGGGCATAATCGGCGCATTGCATCATCTG contains:
- a CDS encoding CBS domain-containing protein, encoding MRRVDYMLGGEDFKKMSAAHFMQTDVYYYPKNATGDKLATAITMGGFGSVPIVDKGKRLVGIISEFDLLKAITSGKELEKVTAEEIMTVSPICVTEETLSEEIIQLLQEKHLIRVPVVDKNGTLVGVVARRDILQGYLKSKESPPPWWF